A single window of Kitasatospora sp. HUAS MG31 DNA harbors:
- the malQ gene encoding 4-alpha-glucanotransferase gives MAAYLDRDQAGSEQVPAEDNPPAPPELVALAHAYGVDSTYDPGSGPVPVAPGTLVAVLAALGVEAGTPEAVGAALERHRAEAAARLLPPTVVARAGRRTALDVPAEASVVVELEQGGAWTLPRGHSHWLPADLPLGRHRLRARAGDREAAAALIVAPDRLPGPDGRGWGFLAQLYSVLSERSWGMGDLGDLAELAQWAGHELGAAFLQINPLHAGLPGAPSDPSPYRPSSRRFADPVHLRIEAVPEYAYAHEELGEILRRARSLREEVLEHDGLIDRDAVWAVKRQALEVLHTVRRGAGREAAYRAFVAREGEWLERYATWNALAEAHGTGWRHWPRGLRRPDSPHVTAARTELADRIEFHRWLAFLVDEQLGQAQRAAEQAGMAVGLIHDLAVGVHPDGADAWALQDVLAEGISVGAPPDAFNAHGQDWGLPPWRPDALAEAGYAPYAELLRAAARHAGALRIDHVMGLFRLWWVPAGNPPTEGAYVRYDAEAMLGVLALEAHRAGAYVIGEDLGTVEPGVREELADRGVLGTSVLWFERDWRAKGEILPPERWRSGCLATLTTHDLPSTAARLSGEHVELRHRLGLLARPLGEEQAQAAAELAEWRTELTRLGLVPEGGEPTPEALYAFLLATPAQLVGVWLPDAVGDPRPQNLPGTWDQYPNWRLPVADAEGMPVTLERLAASPATTRLVAALDEHSGRPTPARGAG, from the coding sequence GTGGCCGCATACCTTGACCGTGACCAGGCCGGCAGTGAGCAGGTGCCGGCGGAGGACAACCCGCCGGCGCCACCGGAGTTGGTGGCGCTGGCGCACGCGTACGGGGTGGACAGTACGTACGACCCGGGCAGCGGGCCGGTGCCGGTGGCGCCGGGGACGCTGGTGGCGGTGCTGGCCGCGCTCGGGGTGGAGGCCGGGACGCCGGAGGCGGTCGGTGCGGCGCTGGAGCGGCACCGGGCCGAGGCGGCGGCCCGGCTGCTGCCACCGACGGTGGTGGCGCGGGCGGGCCGGCGGACGGCGCTGGACGTGCCGGCCGAGGCGTCGGTGGTGGTCGAGCTGGAGCAGGGCGGCGCGTGGACGCTGCCCCGCGGGCACTCGCACTGGCTGCCCGCCGACCTCCCGCTCGGCCGGCACCGGCTGCGGGCCCGGGCCGGCGACCGGGAGGCGGCCGCGGCGCTGATCGTCGCCCCGGACCGGCTGCCGGGGCCGGATGGCCGCGGCTGGGGGTTCCTGGCGCAGCTGTACTCGGTGCTGTCGGAACGGTCCTGGGGCATGGGCGACCTGGGCGACCTGGCGGAGCTCGCCCAGTGGGCCGGCCACGAACTCGGCGCCGCCTTCCTGCAGATCAACCCGTTGCACGCGGGCCTGCCCGGGGCGCCCTCCGACCCCTCGCCGTACCGCCCGTCCTCCCGGCGGTTCGCCGACCCGGTGCACCTGCGGATCGAGGCGGTGCCCGAGTACGCCTACGCCCACGAGGAGTTGGGCGAGATCCTGCGGCGGGCGCGGTCGCTGCGCGAGGAGGTGCTGGAGCACGACGGCCTGATCGACCGGGACGCGGTGTGGGCGGTCAAGCGGCAGGCGCTGGAGGTGCTGCACACGGTGCGGCGCGGCGCGGGCCGGGAGGCGGCGTACCGCGCGTTCGTGGCGCGCGAGGGGGAGTGGCTGGAGCGGTACGCCACCTGGAACGCGCTCGCCGAGGCGCACGGCACCGGCTGGCGGCACTGGCCCAGGGGTCTGCGCCGCCCGGACAGCCCGCACGTGACCGCCGCCCGGACGGAGCTGGCCGACCGGATCGAGTTCCACCGCTGGCTGGCCTTCCTGGTGGACGAGCAGCTCGGGCAGGCCCAGCGGGCCGCGGAGCAGGCCGGCATGGCGGTCGGCCTGATCCACGACCTGGCGGTCGGGGTGCACCCGGACGGCGCGGACGCCTGGGCGCTGCAGGACGTCCTGGCCGAGGGCATCTCGGTCGGCGCGCCGCCGGACGCCTTCAACGCGCACGGCCAGGACTGGGGCCTGCCGCCCTGGCGGCCGGACGCCCTCGCCGAGGCCGGCTACGCGCCGTACGCGGAGCTGCTGCGCGCCGCCGCCCGGCACGCGGGGGCGCTGCGGATCGACCATGTGATGGGCCTGTTCCGGCTCTGGTGGGTGCCGGCGGGCAACCCGCCGACCGAGGGCGCGTACGTCCGCTACGACGCCGAGGCGATGCTCGGCGTCCTGGCGCTGGAGGCGCACCGGGCGGGCGCGTACGTGATCGGCGAGGACCTGGGGACGGTGGAGCCCGGGGTCCGGGAGGAGCTGGCGGACCGGGGGGTGCTGGGCACCTCGGTGCTCTGGTTCGAGCGGGACTGGCGGGCCAAGGGCGAGATCCTGCCGCCGGAGCGCTGGCGGTCCGGCTGCCTGGCCACCCTCACCACGCACGACCTGCCGAGCACGGCGGCCCGGCTGTCCGGCGAGCACGTGGAGCTGCGGCACCGGCTGGGGCTGCTGGCCCGCCCGCTCGGCGAGGAGCAGGCCCAGGCGGCGGCCGAGCTGGCCGAGTGGCGCACCGAGCTGACCCGGCTCGGCCTGGTCCCGGAGGGCGGCGAGCCCACGCCGGAGGCCCTGTACGCCTTCCTGCTCGCCACCCCGGCGCAGCTGGTCGGGGTCTGGCTGCCGGACGCGGTGGGCGACCCGCGTCCGCAGAACCTGCCGGGCACCTGGGACCAGTACCCGAACTGGCGGCTGCCGGTCGCCGACGCCGAGGGGATGCCGGTCACGCTGGAGCGGCTGGCGGCGTCCCCGGCGACGACCCGGCTGGTCGCGGCGCTGGACGAGCACTCCGGAAGGCCCACCCCGGCGCGCGGGGCCGGATGA
- a CDS encoding polymorphic toxin-type HINT domain-containing protein, whose amino-acid sequence MARPGARRSRIAAACALAVLMSVVTIPSAEAVAKAAKPPKVWVPPNTPLPGSDPVKGGDARTNPKPAPTGKAWTPPADAATPSGSATALAGGALAAPAARDAADAPAAQAGTLPVWVTRTQEAKPRKQFAPLAPAKGGEAKVKVDVADPAKTRSAGVNGALVALTDTGEGAPAGKVRVGLDPSSWAKAAGANWADRARVVQLPGCALTTPGAAGCTTRTPVAAQRDADGRLVAEVELPAAAGAAKSQAPSAFAAPQAAAGQSVALAVEAGPSGSSGDFAASPLTPSASWQAGANAANFTYGYTVELPSALGGAAPSISLGYDSSAVDGRTASTNAQPSWIGDGWEWHPGSISRGYKSCKDAGVENSGDQCWGGDLLSLSLAGHAGQLVRDDNSCVWHLQGEDGTKVERLTNQNNGAWAGEAWRVTTVDGTQFYFGAGRLPGGDGTDPAANSVSTVPVHWPGGQDKCLGTGSPATGSWSQMGWQWSLDYVVDPHQNLITYRYAQEDNFYERGGGQNNGKGTRAVYNRGSYPVWIGYGQRLPDQVAAKGAAKPAAQVWFRTTERCTPSGAITCDPAQRTKENAKSWPDTPVDQNCPATGECTVVSPTFWTTKRLTRIDTEVLDGTQYRTVDSFALNQSFQDPGDGTSPALWLDSVQRTGSNGKPTPVTLPAVGFAPLQIANRVDGDVRRPDGTVASAPLYNRPRIQTITTETGGRINVVYKPAECSRLKGTMPSSEDGNTMACMPVKWYLPGQSAPDPVNDWFNKILVQSVTQQDMVAGQVTTVTDYEYGGGAAWHRNDSELADPKTRTWDQFRGYATVTTRSGSGNAGEAPRTQSVSTFLRGMDGDVLANGSKRSVSVPDVQGGTITDENVLSGYIRQTLTYDRDGGNVVSDVVSDPWQGAVTATRAQSGEMPAITARAVNTGKVTTRSKLADGTWRTAERTSQYDGTLASRPAVVDDKADLAHPEQRLCTTFEYATGPNGALTQLASRTLVLSGACGQSPTGVNTVADTRAYYDGLPLGQSGAKSEQTATEVLERYDTNGQAVYRTTAKAAFDDYGRVTSTTDPTRKDAGHANGAVTKTEYFPATGSLPTQITHTNPLGWQTVTTLDVGRATPVKAKDENGRISEQDHDALGRLVAVWQPGSDRSAKAPADRVFSYAMNGTNAPSTTLSQALMGDGKTYTSSFTIYDGLGRIRQTQASTPSGAFGRMITDALFDSHGYQVKTSSAYYNDQAAPAGALFVPGGGATPDNKIPAQSVSVFDGLGRVTASVFQSYGIEQWRSRTEYPGVDETRSIPPSGGYASATVTDGRGQTVALRQYKTNQPTGAYDESTYGYNAQGKELWRKDAAGNQWTFEYDLLGRSVKSTDPDSGTSRTVYDDTRNLATATDARGKSATTVTDLLGRPIASYEGTAVDPAKQVGAFVYDTKALGKPTSTTRYVGGAGGSAYVSEITGYDSGYRELGSKVTIPATAEGKLGGVYETVNTYDAYGRLATTKLPAVAGMAAETLTFGTDILGNPSSLSSSIGFTNTTYVADLRYDPYGRTIRTTVGVSGAQIVSTTDYDLPTGRVVRSILDKQNAPTASVDVNDYTYNQLGQVTSVRDAQDGLVADLQCFSHDHLGRLTQAWTDTGTQTTAPQPSVRGIGGCANAAGPAVDGTGKPSVGGPSPYWHTYEYDTIGNRKKLVKKDVTGTASKDVTVTQEFGTGANKPSADLKTGSGGPHALLKSTETGPSGTSVTSFGYDPSGNTSSITSTPSTKTLTWNDQGKLDRITGTGESAGTSYLYDTAGNQLIRRDPGKTTLHLGSDQLTLDTGTGAVTNVRTYAAPGGLAVTRTTTSGASTLAYQGSDPHGTNGVQFNAGDLSQTRRPSDPFGNERGTQPGAGVWAGNKGFVGGTKETATGLTLLGAREYDPKTGRFISPDPIMDAGDPQQWNAYAYANNSPVNKSDANGLRVACDTPEECRSLQRTPTRNTEPPPTAEEQQAQDDYDAAQKTVAEGKRKRDHIVHEVVDMIGDLIGYNDARDCFTKGDVMACVNTALNAVPWGKLFKAIKVGIKAVKIYKEIDKAYDVIRAGERAAADASSAVAKARRAAGEARAAEAKAAKAAEEKAAKETAGDAASTENKATKAEADAEAAPTKCNSFPSGTRVLMADGSTKAIEDVRDGDVVMATDPQTGETAPKTVTTTITTPDDKQFTDLTLADDANPRGPPAALTSTYHHPYWSETRHQWVDAGGLQPGEHLRQPDGSTLTVTTVRTYQYAVTTHNLTVDQLHTYYVQAGTTSVLVHNCPTTRGDAGDRPAVIEVDKAQPGWNQAERLQLAEQRLSAFALFSRSSKTGKRTYVAALNTRTGDIALASSGCAYCAEGNALLALGGNPSEVIFTVAVQVRRGKDGLLTAFPKKVCTGCQGDYPESNFVPGIKGEPGGVWNHQ is encoded by the coding sequence TTGGCGCGCCCGGGCGCCCGTAGATCGCGGATCGCCGCGGCCTGCGCGCTCGCCGTGCTGATGTCGGTGGTGACGATCCCGTCCGCGGAGGCGGTCGCCAAGGCGGCGAAACCTCCCAAGGTCTGGGTACCGCCCAACACGCCGCTGCCGGGCAGTGACCCGGTCAAGGGCGGCGACGCCAGGACCAACCCCAAGCCGGCGCCCACCGGCAAGGCGTGGACCCCGCCGGCCGACGCCGCGACCCCCTCGGGCAGCGCGACCGCCCTCGCGGGCGGCGCGCTGGCCGCCCCGGCCGCGCGGGACGCCGCCGACGCGCCCGCCGCGCAGGCCGGCACCCTGCCGGTCTGGGTGACGCGCACCCAGGAGGCCAAGCCGCGGAAGCAGTTCGCCCCGCTCGCCCCTGCCAAGGGCGGCGAGGCGAAGGTCAAGGTGGACGTCGCCGACCCGGCCAAGACCCGTTCGGCAGGCGTGAACGGCGCACTCGTCGCCCTCACCGACACCGGCGAGGGCGCCCCCGCCGGCAAGGTCAGGGTCGGCCTCGACCCCTCCTCCTGGGCCAAGGCCGCGGGCGCCAACTGGGCGGACCGCGCCCGGGTCGTCCAGCTGCCCGGCTGCGCCCTCACCACCCCGGGGGCCGCGGGCTGCACCACCCGTACCCCGGTCGCCGCGCAGCGCGACGCCGATGGCCGCCTGGTCGCCGAGGTCGAGCTCCCGGCCGCCGCCGGGGCCGCCAAGTCCCAGGCGCCGAGCGCCTTCGCCGCCCCGCAGGCGGCCGCCGGGCAGAGCGTCGCTCTCGCCGTCGAGGCCGGCCCCTCCGGCAGTAGCGGCGACTTCGCCGCCTCCCCGCTCACTCCCTCCGCCTCCTGGCAGGCGGGCGCCAACGCCGCCAACTTCACCTACGGCTACACCGTCGAGCTGCCGTCCGCACTCGGCGGCGCGGCCCCGAGCATCTCGCTCGGCTACGACTCCTCGGCGGTGGACGGCCGGACCGCCTCCACCAACGCCCAGCCCTCCTGGATCGGCGACGGCTGGGAGTGGCACCCCGGCTCCATCAGCCGCGGCTACAAGAGCTGCAAGGACGCCGGGGTGGAGAACTCCGGCGACCAGTGCTGGGGTGGCGACCTGCTCTCGCTCTCCCTCGCCGGCCACGCCGGCCAGCTCGTCCGCGACGACAACTCCTGCGTCTGGCACCTCCAGGGCGAGGACGGCACCAAGGTCGAGCGGCTGACCAACCAGAACAACGGCGCCTGGGCCGGTGAGGCCTGGCGGGTCACCACCGTCGACGGCACCCAGTTCTACTTCGGCGCGGGCCGCCTGCCCGGCGGTGACGGCACCGACCCGGCCGCCAACTCCGTCTCCACCGTGCCGGTGCACTGGCCCGGTGGCCAGGACAAGTGCCTGGGCACGGGCTCCCCGGCCACCGGCTCCTGGTCCCAGATGGGCTGGCAGTGGTCGCTCGACTACGTCGTCGACCCGCACCAGAACCTGATCACCTACCGCTACGCGCAGGAGGACAACTTCTACGAGCGTGGCGGCGGCCAGAACAACGGCAAGGGCACCCGCGCCGTCTACAACCGCGGCAGCTACCCGGTCTGGATCGGCTACGGCCAGCGCCTGCCCGACCAGGTCGCCGCCAAGGGCGCGGCCAAGCCCGCCGCCCAGGTGTGGTTCCGCACCACCGAGCGCTGCACGCCCTCCGGGGCGATCACCTGCGACCCGGCCCAGCGGACCAAGGAGAACGCCAAGTCCTGGCCGGACACCCCGGTCGACCAGAACTGCCCGGCCACCGGCGAGTGCACCGTCGTCTCGCCGACCTTCTGGACCACCAAGCGCCTGACCCGGATCGACACCGAGGTGCTCGACGGCACCCAGTACCGGACCGTCGACTCCTTCGCCCTCAACCAGTCCTTCCAGGACCCCGGTGACGGCACCTCGCCCGCGCTCTGGCTCGACTCCGTCCAGCGCACCGGCTCCAACGGCAAGCCGACCCCGGTCACCCTGCCGGCCGTCGGCTTCGCCCCGCTGCAGATCGCCAACCGCGTCGACGGCGACGTCCGCCGCCCCGACGGCACGGTCGCCTCCGCCCCGCTGTACAACCGTCCGCGCATCCAGACCATCACCACCGAGACCGGCGGCCGGATCAACGTCGTCTACAAGCCCGCCGAGTGCTCCCGCCTCAAGGGCACCATGCCGTCCTCCGAGGACGGCAACACGATGGCCTGCATGCCGGTCAAGTGGTACCTGCCGGGCCAGTCCGCGCCCGACCCGGTCAACGACTGGTTCAACAAGATCCTGGTGCAGTCGGTGACGCAGCAGGACATGGTGGCCGGCCAGGTCACCACGGTGACCGACTACGAGTACGGCGGCGGCGCCGCCTGGCACCGCAACGACTCCGAGCTCGCCGACCCCAAGACCCGCACCTGGGACCAGTTCCGCGGCTACGCCACGGTCACCACCCGGTCCGGCTCGGGCAACGCGGGCGAGGCGCCGCGCACCCAGTCCGTCTCCACCTTCCTGCGCGGCATGGACGGCGACGTCCTGGCCAATGGCTCCAAGCGATCCGTGAGCGTGCCGGACGTCCAGGGCGGCACCATCACCGACGAGAACGTCCTCTCCGGCTATATCCGGCAGACCCTGACCTATGACCGCGACGGCGGCAACGTCGTCTCCGACGTGGTCAGCGACCCGTGGCAGGGCGCCGTCACCGCGACCCGGGCCCAGTCCGGCGAGATGCCCGCGATCACCGCGCGCGCCGTCAACACCGGCAAGGTCACCACCCGCTCCAAGCTCGCCGACGGCACCTGGCGCACCGCCGAGCGCACCTCCCAGTACGACGGCACGCTCGCCAGCCGTCCCGCCGTGGTCGACGACAAGGCCGACCTCGCCCACCCCGAGCAGCGGCTCTGCACCACCTTCGAGTACGCCACCGGCCCGAACGGCGCGCTGACCCAGCTCGCCTCCCGCACGCTGGTGCTCTCCGGCGCCTGCGGCCAGAGCCCGACCGGCGTCAACACCGTGGCCGACACCCGGGCCTACTACGACGGCCTGCCGCTCGGCCAGTCCGGCGCCAAGTCCGAGCAGACCGCCACCGAGGTGCTGGAGCGGTACGACACCAACGGCCAGGCCGTCTACCGCACCACCGCCAAGGCCGCCTTCGACGACTACGGCCGGGTCACCAGCACCACCGACCCGACCCGTAAGGACGCCGGCCACGCGAACGGCGCGGTGACGAAGACCGAGTACTTCCCGGCCACCGGCTCCCTGCCCACCCAGATCACCCACACCAACCCGCTCGGCTGGCAGACCGTCACCACCCTGGACGTCGGCCGCGCCACCCCGGTCAAGGCCAAGGACGAGAACGGCCGGATCAGCGAGCAGGACCACGACGCGCTCGGCCGCCTGGTCGCCGTCTGGCAGCCCGGCAGCGACCGGTCCGCCAAGGCCCCGGCCGACCGCGTGTTCTCGTACGCGATGAACGGCACCAACGCGCCGTCCACCACGCTCAGCCAGGCCCTGATGGGCGACGGCAAGACCTACACCTCGTCCTTCACCATCTACGACGGCCTCGGCCGCATCCGCCAGACCCAGGCCTCCACCCCGTCCGGCGCGTTCGGGCGCATGATCACCGACGCGCTCTTCGACTCGCACGGCTACCAGGTCAAGACCAGCTCCGCCTACTACAACGACCAGGCCGCCCCCGCCGGCGCCCTGTTCGTCCCGGGCGGCGGCGCCACCCCGGACAACAAGATCCCCGCCCAGAGCGTCTCCGTCTTCGACGGCCTCGGCCGCGTCACCGCCTCGGTCTTCCAGTCCTACGGCATCGAGCAGTGGCGCTCCCGCACCGAGTACCCCGGCGTCGACGAGACCCGCAGCATCCCGCCGTCCGGCGGCTACGCCTCCGCCACCGTCACCGACGGCCGCGGTCAGACGGTCGCGCTGCGGCAGTACAAGACCAACCAGCCCACCGGCGCGTACGACGAGTCCACGTACGGGTACAACGCCCAGGGCAAGGAGCTCTGGCGCAAGGACGCCGCCGGCAACCAGTGGACCTTCGAGTACGACCTGCTCGGCCGCTCCGTGAAGTCCACCGACCCGGACTCCGGCACCAGCCGCACGGTCTACGACGACACCAGGAACCTCGCCACCGCCACCGACGCCCGTGGCAAGAGCGCGACCACCGTGACCGACCTGCTCGGCCGCCCGATCGCCAGCTACGAGGGCACGGCCGTCGACCCGGCGAAGCAGGTCGGGGCGTTCGTCTACGACACCAAGGCGCTGGGCAAGCCGACCTCGACCACCCGGTACGTGGGCGGCGCGGGCGGCAGTGCCTACGTTTCGGAGATCACCGGCTACGACAGCGGTTACCGGGAGCTCGGCAGCAAGGTCACCATCCCGGCCACCGCCGAGGGCAAGCTGGGCGGCGTCTACGAGACCGTCAACACGTACGACGCGTACGGCCGCCTGGCCACCACCAAGCTGCCGGCCGTGGCCGGCATGGCCGCCGAGACGCTGACCTTCGGCACCGACATCCTCGGCAACCCGTCCTCGCTGTCCAGCTCCATCGGCTTCACCAATACGACCTACGTCGCGGACCTGCGGTACGACCCGTACGGCCGCACCATCCGTACCACCGTCGGCGTCTCCGGCGCCCAGATCGTGTCCACCACGGACTACGACCTCCCGACCGGGCGGGTCGTCCGGTCGATCCTGGACAAGCAGAACGCGCCGACCGCCAGCGTCGACGTCAACGACTACACCTACAACCAGCTCGGCCAGGTCACCTCGGTCCGGGACGCCCAGGACGGCCTGGTCGCCGACCTGCAGTGCTTCTCGCACGACCACCTCGGCCGGCTGACCCAGGCCTGGACCGACACCGGCACCCAGACCACGGCTCCCCAGCCCAGCGTCCGCGGCATCGGCGGCTGCGCCAACGCCGCCGGACCGGCGGTCGACGGCACGGGCAAGCCGAGCGTCGGCGGTCCGTCCCCGTACTGGCACACCTACGAGTACGACACGATCGGCAACCGCAAGAAGCTGGTGAAGAAGGACGTCACCGGCACCGCGTCCAAGGACGTGACGGTCACCCAGGAGTTCGGCACCGGCGCGAACAAGCCGTCCGCCGACCTCAAGACCGGCAGCGGCGGCCCGCACGCCCTGCTGAAGTCCACCGAGACCGGCCCGTCGGGTACCTCGGTGACCTCGTTCGGCTACGACCCGAGCGGCAACACCAGCTCCATCACCAGCACGCCAAGCACCAAGACCCTGACCTGGAACGACCAGGGCAAGCTCGACAGGATCACCGGCACCGGCGAGAGCGCCGGCACCTCGTACCTGTACGACACCGCCGGCAACCAGCTGATCCGCCGCGACCCGGGCAAGACCACGCTCCACCTCGGCAGCGACCAGCTGACCCTGGACACCGGCACCGGTGCGGTCACCAACGTGCGCACCTACGCCGCTCCGGGCGGGCTGGCCGTCACCCGCACCACCACCAGCGGCGCCTCCACCCTGGCCTACCAGGGCTCGGACCCGCACGGCACCAACGGCGTCCAGTTCAACGCGGGCGACCTCTCCCAGACCCGCCGTCCCAGCGACCCGTTCGGCAACGAGCGCGGTACCCAGCCGGGAGCCGGTGTCTGGGCGGGCAACAAGGGCTTCGTGGGCGGCACCAAGGAGACGGCCACCGGTCTGACCCTGCTCGGCGCCCGCGAGTACGACCCCAAGACCGGCCGGTTCATCAGCCCGGACCCGATCATGGACGCGGGCGATCCGCAGCAGTGGAACGCCTACGCGTACGCCAACAACAGCCCGGTCAACAAGTCCGACGCCAACGGTCTGCGGGTCGCCTGCGACACCCCTGAGGAGTGCCGCTCCCTGCAGCGGACGCCTACCCGCAACACCGAGCCTCCGCCGACCGCGGAGGAGCAGCAGGCGCAGGACGACTACGACGCGGCCCAGAAGACCGTCGCCGAGGGCAAGCGCAAGCGCGACCACATCGTGCACGAGGTCGTCGACATGATCGGCGACCTGATCGGCTACAACGACGCCCGCGACTGCTTCACCAAGGGCGACGTGATGGCCTGCGTCAACACCGCGCTCAACGCGGTGCCCTGGGGCAAGCTCTTCAAGGCGATCAAGGTCGGCATCAAGGCCGTCAAGATCTACAAGGAGATCGACAAGGCCTACGACGTGATCCGCGCGGGTGAACGCGCCGCCGCGGACGCCTCCAGCGCGGTGGCCAAGGCCCGACGTGCCGCAGGCGAGGCCCGAGCGGCCGAAGCCAAGGCGGCCAAGGCCGCCGAGGAGAAAGCCGCCAAGGAGACGGCCGGCGACGCCGCCAGCACGGAGAACAAGGCAACGAAGGCCGAAGCCGACGCGGAGGCCGCTCCGACCAAGTGCAACAGCTTCCCGTCCGGCACCCGCGTGCTGATGGCGGACGGCAGCACCAAGGCGATCGAGGACGTCCGGGACGGCGACGTGGTCATGGCCACCGACCCGCAGACCGGTGAGACCGCCCCGAAGACCGTCACCACCACCATCACCACCCCCGACGACAAGCAGTTCACCGACCTCACCCTCGCCGACGACGCCAACCCCCGCGGCCCCCCGGCAGCCCTCACCTCCACCTACCACCACCCCTACTGGAGCGAGACCCGCCACCAGTGGGTCGACGCCGGCGGACTCCAGCCCGGCGAGCACCTCCGCCAGCCCGACGGCTCCACCCTCACCGTCACCACGGTCCGCACTTACCAGTACGCCGTCACCACCCACAACCTGACCGTCGACCAGCTCCACACGTACTACGTGCAGGCCGGCACCACTTCGGTCCTGGTCCACAACTGCCCGACCACGCGGGGAGATGCGGGTGACCGCCCCGCGGTGATCGAGGTGGACAAGGCCCAGCCCGGGTGGAACCAGGCCGAGCGGCTTCAGCTCGCCGAGCAGCGGCTCTCCGCGTTCGCCCTGTTCAGTCGCTCCTCGAAGACGGGTAAGCGCACCTATGTGGCCGCACTGAACACCCGTACCGGAGACATCGCCCTGGCCTCGTCCGGGTGTGCGTACTGCGCGGAAGGAAATGCCCTCCTGGCGCTCGGAGGCAACCCGTCGGAGGTTATCTTCACCGTGGCGGTCCAGGTCAGGCGCGGCAAGGACGGGCTCCTCACCGCCTTCCCGAAGAAGGTCTGCACGGGTTGTCAGGGCGACTACCCGGAGTCCAACTTCGTTCCTGGCATCAAGGGCGAGCCAGGGGGTGTCTGGAATCACCAGTAG